Proteins from one Phyllobacterium zundukense genomic window:
- a CDS encoding MFS transporter, translating into MTGPQLLPCETPDARQPKGTNGKTQWVLPATILGSSLSFIDGSVVNVALPAIQGSFGSSLATMQWVVNGYMLMLASLILLGGSVGDRFGRRRIFIAGLIGFAVASMGCGLAPSAGWLIAMRLLQGASAAMLVPASLAIISAAFRGEARGRAIGTWAGAGALTMALGPPFGGWLVDTVGWRSIFYINPPIAAVALFLAWKLPADDRSKGASEPLDLRGSALAVLALGLLSYGLIASGEGSGLIGGLAIAAAVPAGVLFIIAESRSVAPVMALSLFRDRDFAGANGITVLLYAALSGALFLLPFLLIEVHKYSATAAGAALLPFSLIMGLGSRWIGGLVERIGSRILLIIGPLATAVGFVILAVSGEYPGYWIGFLPGLIVVGIGMTVSIPPLTTTVFDSAPDEKSGTASGVNNAAARGGGLVAVAALGLAVGGSELSSMDVNALTNAYRLIMFGAAGLAVLSALVAALTISKRSVAPAREPVPKRP; encoded by the coding sequence ATGACGGGCCCGCAACTCCTCCCCTGCGAAACGCCTGATGCGAGACAGCCGAAAGGGACGAATGGCAAGACCCAGTGGGTTCTGCCCGCCACAATTCTCGGCTCGAGCTTGAGCTTCATCGATGGTTCCGTGGTGAACGTCGCGCTCCCTGCGATTCAGGGGAGCTTCGGGTCAAGCCTTGCCACCATGCAATGGGTGGTCAATGGTTATATGCTGATGCTTGCAAGTCTCATTCTGCTTGGCGGGTCGGTTGGTGATCGCTTCGGCCGGCGGCGTATTTTCATCGCCGGTCTCATCGGCTTTGCCGTTGCCTCGATGGGATGTGGTTTGGCACCATCGGCCGGATGGCTGATAGCGATGCGGCTGTTGCAGGGTGCGAGCGCTGCGATGCTGGTGCCTGCCAGCCTTGCCATTATCAGTGCCGCATTCAGGGGGGAGGCACGCGGGCGGGCGATCGGAACATGGGCGGGGGCTGGCGCGCTCACGATGGCTCTGGGACCTCCGTTTGGCGGGTGGCTGGTCGATACGGTGGGCTGGCGCTCCATCTTCTACATCAATCCACCAATTGCCGCCGTCGCATTGTTCCTCGCGTGGAAGTTGCCGGCCGACGACCGCAGCAAAGGCGCATCCGAGCCCCTCGATCTGCGCGGCTCAGCGCTCGCGGTGCTGGCTCTCGGATTACTCAGCTACGGATTAATTGCTTCTGGCGAGGGTAGCGGTCTGATTGGCGGGCTCGCCATTGCTGCAGCCGTTCCCGCGGGCGTGCTGTTCATCATTGCAGAATCTCGGTCTGTCGCGCCGGTTATGGCGCTGTCGCTATTCCGCGATCGAGATTTTGCAGGCGCCAACGGCATTACCGTTCTGCTGTATGCCGCGCTTAGCGGAGCCTTGTTCCTGCTGCCATTCCTGTTGATCGAGGTCCATAAGTACAGCGCGACCGCGGCAGGGGCGGCCCTCTTGCCTTTCTCGCTGATCATGGGGTTGGGATCGCGCTGGATCGGAGGGCTGGTCGAACGGATCGGGTCGCGAATACTGCTGATTATCGGCCCCTTGGCGACGGCAGTTGGCTTTGTGATCCTGGCAGTGTCTGGCGAATATCCAGGCTATTGGATCGGCTTCCTGCCTGGGCTGATCGTAGTTGGCATCGGCATGACAGTCAGCATTCCGCCGCTGACGACCACCGTCTTCGATTCCGCCCCGGATGAAAAAAGCGGCACGGCATCCGGTGTCAACAATGCGGCGGCACGGGGCGGGGGACTTGTAGCGGTGGCGGCTTTGGGGCTTGCCGTCGGCGGATCGGAACTTTCCTCGATGGACGTCAATGCTCTGACCAATGCCTATCGGCTCATCATGTTTGGAGCTGCGGGCCTTGCTGTCTTGAGTGCGCTTGTTGCAGCACTGACAATCAGCAAGCGTAGCGTAGCACCCGCGAGGGAACCAGTGCCCAAACGACCTTGA
- a CDS encoding META domain-containing protein — MNRVAVGSLIIGFLAVLVLLVLSLSARSDEPGGEIRDVTWLAEDIDGRGVIDNAQTALTINADGSANGSGGCNRFMTSATIDGSNLSFKPAAATRMMCPPALMDQEQKFFSALERTRSYAIDADTGKLLLHDDAGKTIVQLAKQN; from the coding sequence ATGAACCGTGTCGCAGTTGGTTCACTCATCATCGGCTTTCTGGCCGTCCTGGTACTGCTGGTTTTGTCATTGTCCGCTCGCAGTGACGAACCCGGAGGTGAGATCAGGGATGTTACCTGGCTTGCCGAAGACATCGACGGGCGCGGTGTCATTGATAATGCGCAAACGGCTCTGACGATCAATGCCGACGGATCTGCGAACGGATCGGGCGGCTGCAATCGCTTCATGACCAGCGCCACGATCGATGGATCCAATCTGTCTTTCAAACCGGCGGCTGCAACACGCATGATGTGTCCGCCCGCCCTGATGGATCAAGAACAAAAGTTCTTCTCCGCACTTGAACGGACGCGGTCCTACGCAATCGATGCCGACACCGGCAAACTGCTGCTGCACGACGACGCCGGAAAAACCATCGTCCAGTTGGCAAAGCAGAATTGA
- the ndk gene encoding nucleoside-diphosphate kinase — protein MAIERTFSMIKPDATRRNLTGAITQKFEEAGLRVVASKRVWMSRREAEGFYAVHKERPFFGELVESMSSGPTIVQVLEGENAIARNREIMGATNPANADEGTIRKIFALSIGENSVHGSDAPETAAEEIAYWFSGTEIVG, from the coding sequence ATGGCAATTGAACGTACTTTTTCGATGATCAAGCCCGACGCGACCCGCCGCAATCTGACCGGTGCCATCACCCAGAAGTTTGAAGAAGCTGGCCTTCGCGTTGTAGCTTCCAAGCGCGTGTGGATGAGCCGCCGCGAAGCCGAAGGCTTCTACGCTGTGCACAAGGAACGTCCATTCTTCGGCGAGCTGGTTGAGTCCATGTCCTCAGGCCCGACTATCGTTCAGGTTCTCGAAGGCGAGAATGCCATTGCCCGTAACCGTGAAATCATGGGCGCGACCAACCCGGCCAATGCCGACGAAGGCACGATCCGCAAGATTTTTGCCCTCTCGATCGGCGAGAACTCGGTTCATGGTTCCGATGCCCCCGAGACTGCCGCAGAAGAAATTGCCTACTGGTTTTCCGGTACTGAAATCGTCGGCTGA
- a CDS encoding GNAT family N-acetyltransferase, with amino-acid sequence MKADPAIVRIWVEGWALTRQVAPPVFENGGYRVEVGLPDQLRRYVFSGYSDCVRQHAEAISEPAIFLKVCAPPEFVQPNLPARWHIQSPAFMMLLSGRMQGETTSLPDGYVCDHQVYDGVTIVNILDRDGEIAATGRIGFPGDLAVYDRISTHENHRRKGLGRSVMKRLEMLSREKGMQRAALVATPDGRALYEPLGWQLHCLYTTAVIPNAGA; translated from the coding sequence TTGAAAGCGGATCCTGCAATAGTCAGAATCTGGGTGGAAGGGTGGGCGCTAACCCGTCAGGTAGCGCCACCCGTTTTCGAGAACGGGGGCTATCGTGTCGAAGTCGGTCTTCCGGATCAGTTGAGGCGTTATGTTTTCTCAGGATATTCCGATTGTGTCCGTCAGCATGCCGAGGCCATTTCCGAGCCCGCGATCTTTCTGAAGGTCTGTGCGCCGCCGGAGTTTGTCCAGCCGAATCTGCCGGCACGTTGGCATATCCAATCTCCCGCATTCATGATGTTGCTGTCCGGGCGCATGCAAGGCGAAACCACCTCTTTGCCGGATGGCTATGTATGTGACCATCAGGTGTATGATGGCGTAACCATCGTGAATATCCTTGACAGGGACGGGGAGATCGCAGCCACGGGACGGATCGGATTTCCTGGGGATTTGGCCGTCTATGACCGGATAAGTACCCATGAGAACCATCGCCGCAAGGGGCTCGGTCGGTCTGTCATGAAGCGGCTCGAAATGCTTTCTCGAGAAAAAGGCATGCAACGCGCGGCACTCGTGGCAACGCCCGATGGCCGTGCACTCTATGAACCGCTCGGCTGGCAGTTACATTGCCTCTATACAACCGCTGTTATTCCAAATGCCGGTGCTTGA
- a CDS encoding ABC-F family ATP-binding cassette domain-containing protein — MLILDDISVRMAGRLLIDHASLNLPSGTKAGLVGRNGAGKSTLFKVITGELHAETGDFFLPKNIKIGQVAQEAPGTEDSLIEIVLAADTERTDLLAEAETATDPHRIADIHIRLADIDAHSAEARAGAILSGLGFDAEAQKRPASSFSGGWRMRVALAAVLFAEPDLLLLDEPTNYLDLEGTLWLEDYVRRYPHTVILISHDRDLLNSAVNSIIHLDQTKLTLWQGNYDQFEKLRSEALELQQKQRVKQEAQRSHMEAFVERFRAKASKAKQAQSRLKALQKLKPISAHIEDHVMPFHFPEPEKVVASPIIAIESGEVGYTPGRPILKHLNLRIDADDRIALLGSNGNGKSTLAKLIGGRLPLQKGKMTVAPNLKISFFAQHQLDDLIPEDNAIEHVRKLMPDAPESKVRARVSRMGLATVKMNTAAKDLSGGEKARLLMGLATFQGPNLLILDEPTNHLDIDSREALMHALNDFDGAVILIAHDRHLIEATMDRLWLVRDGGVAPYDGDLDAYRSLVLADAKAERSGNKIVVEEGQKLSKAEQRKLAAQKREALKPLQKKIQEAEAQVHRFQKKIDSLQIQLADPVIYTREPAKATQIGKEIGYAKSSLARAEEEWLTLSGEYEEAMTELAQ; from the coding sequence ATGCTTATTCTCGACGATATATCCGTGCGTATGGCCGGCCGCCTGCTCATCGACCACGCCAGCCTGAATCTGCCATCTGGCACCAAGGCTGGACTGGTCGGGCGCAATGGCGCGGGCAAATCAACGCTGTTCAAGGTGATTACCGGTGAACTTCACGCGGAAACCGGGGATTTCTTCCTGCCGAAGAACATCAAGATCGGTCAGGTGGCGCAGGAAGCACCGGGCACCGAGGATTCCTTGATCGAGATCGTGCTTGCCGCCGATACCGAGCGCACTGACTTGCTTGCAGAGGCCGAGACAGCCACCGACCCGCATCGTATCGCCGATATCCATATTCGGCTTGCCGATATCGATGCGCATTCCGCCGAGGCGCGCGCCGGTGCGATCCTGTCAGGACTTGGCTTCGACGCGGAAGCGCAGAAACGTCCGGCTTCATCATTCTCGGGCGGGTGGCGCATGCGTGTCGCCCTCGCCGCTGTTCTTTTCGCCGAGCCGGACCTTTTGCTTCTCGACGAGCCGACCAACTATCTCGACCTTGAAGGCACTTTGTGGCTCGAGGATTATGTGCGCCGTTACCCGCACACTGTGATCCTGATCAGCCATGACCGCGATCTTCTGAACTCCGCGGTGAACTCGATCATCCATCTCGACCAGACCAAGCTGACGCTTTGGCAGGGCAACTACGATCAATTCGAGAAGCTTCGCAGCGAAGCACTCGAATTGCAGCAGAAGCAGCGCGTGAAGCAGGAAGCACAACGGAGCCACATGGAGGCTTTCGTCGAGCGTTTCCGTGCCAAGGCATCCAAGGCCAAACAGGCGCAGTCCCGGCTGAAGGCACTGCAGAAACTGAAGCCGATTTCGGCCCATATCGAAGACCACGTGATGCCGTTTCATTTTCCGGAACCGGAAAAAGTGGTGGCCTCGCCGATCATCGCGATTGAAAGCGGTGAGGTCGGCTACACGCCGGGTAGACCCATTCTCAAGCATCTCAATTTGCGTATCGATGCGGATGACCGTATTGCCCTGCTCGGCTCGAACGGCAATGGTAAATCGACACTGGCCAAGCTGATCGGCGGTCGCCTGCCCTTGCAAAAAGGCAAGATGACCGTGGCGCCGAACCTGAAAATCTCGTTCTTTGCCCAGCATCAGCTCGATGATCTGATCCCTGAGGACAACGCGATCGAGCATGTGCGCAAATTGATGCCGGATGCGCCGGAATCGAAGGTGCGTGCCCGCGTTTCACGCATGGGCCTGGCCACTGTGAAGATGAACACGGCGGCAAAAGACCTTTCCGGCGGTGAGAAAGCCCGGCTTTTGATGGGTCTTGCCACCTTCCAGGGTCCGAACCTGCTCATCCTCGACGAGCCGACGAACCATCTCGACATCGACAGCCGTGAAGCACTGATGCACGCGCTCAATGATTTCGACGGCGCTGTCATCCTGATCGCTCATGACAGACATTTGATCGAAGCGACCATGGACCGGCTTTGGCTGGTGCGTGATGGCGGCGTTGCGCCCTATGATGGCGATCTCGATGCCTATCGCTCGCTGGTCTTGGCCGATGCGAAAGCCGAGCGGTCAGGTAACAAGATCGTGGTGGAAGAAGGCCAGAAACTGAGCAAGGCCGAGCAACGCAAACTTGCCGCGCAGAAGCGTGAAGCCTTGAAGCCTTTGCAAAAGAAAATCCAGGAAGCGGAGGCACAGGTGCATCGCTTTCAGAAAAAGATCGACTCGCTGCAGATTCAGCTTGCTGATCCGGTCATCTATACGCGCGAACCCGCAAAGGCGACGCAGATCGGCAAGGAAATTGGCTACGCCAAGTCTTCGCTCGCCCGCGCGGAAGAAGAGTGGCTGACACTTTCCGGCGAATATGAAGAGGCGATGACCGAGCTGGCGCAGTAG
- a CDS encoding DinB family protein produces MEQHFRMLAAYNRWVNQRLYAAAAELNDEEYRRDMRAFFTSLHGTLNHLLVTDRIWLYRFTGQGDAPKTLDAILFEKLEALKAARETEDARIISWIDGLDSSDIAGRFTYTTVSDMRTISQRLAPALSHLFNHQTHHRGQAHAILTALGKAAPSFDLIQFQRTEEGRPYS; encoded by the coding sequence ATGGAACAGCATTTCAGGATGCTTGCCGCATATAACCGCTGGGTAAACCAACGGCTCTATGCCGCGGCAGCCGAGCTCAATGACGAAGAATACCGGCGCGACATGCGCGCATTCTTCACTTCGTTGCACGGCACCCTGAACCATCTGCTGGTGACCGATCGTATCTGGCTCTACCGTTTTACTGGCCAAGGAGATGCCCCGAAAACATTGGATGCGATCCTGTTCGAAAAACTGGAGGCGTTGAAGGCTGCACGAGAAACAGAGGACGCGCGTATCATCAGCTGGATCGACGGCCTGGACAGCTCGGATATTGCCGGGCGCTTTACCTATACGACGGTCAGCGACATGCGGACGATCAGTCAGCGTCTTGCGCCGGCGCTCTCACATCTCTTTAACCACCAAACGCACCATCGTGGTCAGGCCCACGCCATTTTGACAGCACTCGGCAAAGCTGCTCCATCCTTTGATCTCATCCAGTTCCAGCGGACAGAAGAAGGCAGACCTTATTCATAA